A genome region from Frankineae bacterium MT45 includes the following:
- a CDS encoding UDP-glucose 4-epimerase, with the protein MLTVGSSFAVLGASGFIGGALAQAIEERQQECSRFTRSLPFIVDGELAPALQTADVVFWLVSSIRPATSTKPGTASQDQHALEQLLDLLDRRRSPAPRVLVVSSGGTVYNTDAPPPYTESSPTRGANEYGQAMLAVEELVRERCADHIVLRASNVYGPGQRIRRGQGVVAHWLDAVLRQEPIRVMGDPSIRRDYVYIDDVVDALLAAAVADQAPRIVNVGSGHGTSLGELLDLLVEIIGPDVDIERSPARTFDAPSTWLDVNLAREALGWKATTSLEEGLRRSWQAASAAFS; encoded by the coding sequence ATGCTCACGGTTGGCTCATCCTTCGCGGTACTCGGCGCCTCAGGATTTATCGGAGGTGCGCTGGCCCAGGCGATCGAGGAGCGGCAGCAAGAGTGCTCACGTTTTACGCGCTCATTACCGTTCATAGTCGACGGTGAGCTGGCACCCGCGCTGCAGACGGCCGACGTCGTCTTCTGGTTGGTCAGCAGCATCCGGCCGGCGACCTCCACCAAGCCGGGAACAGCCTCGCAAGACCAGCACGCCTTGGAACAGCTTCTCGACCTGCTCGATCGTCGCCGATCGCCGGCACCGCGGGTGCTCGTAGTCAGTTCCGGAGGCACCGTCTACAACACCGACGCGCCACCGCCCTACACGGAGTCCTCGCCGACCCGCGGTGCGAACGAGTACGGCCAGGCGATGCTTGCCGTCGAAGAGTTGGTGCGTGAACGGTGCGCCGACCATATCGTTCTGCGGGCGTCGAACGTGTACGGTCCCGGCCAACGTATACGCCGTGGCCAGGGAGTCGTCGCTCACTGGCTCGACGCGGTCCTACGCCAGGAACCGATTCGCGTGATGGGCGATCCGTCGATCCGGCGCGACTACGTATACATCGATGATGTCGTCGACGCGCTGCTCGCTGCGGCGGTCGCCGACCAAGCTCCTCGTATCGTCAACGTCGGGTCGGGCCACGGGACGTCGCTTGGCGAACTGCTGGACCTGCTCGTCGAAATCATTGGCCCGGACGTGGACATAGAGCGCAGTCCGGCCCGGACCTTTGACGCGCCGAGCACCTGGCTGGATGTCAACCTCGCCCGCGAAGCGCTCGGCTGGAAGGCGACAACGAGCTTGGAGGAGGGGCTGCGGCGCAGCTGGCAGGCAGCTTCGGCCGCCTTCAGCTGA
- a CDS encoding Methyltransferase domain-containing protein, with translation MESARIRHRQGPVHVIDGVPYPDRASTLSVLPGSVVGQWLADNAGAVRGDLLDLGAGNQPFRPWYEPLAKSVVALDVAPAPGLSLLSMAAPLPFQASSFDTILCTSVLEHVDNAEKAVAEMVRVLRPGGQLIITVPFLYPTHEAPYDFWRTTHIGLRAVLERHGLEVGEVAAQGGPFLLVSHYLTAGLVQALGLAARRLGSIGILFDNPLIRAIIAAPQRAVQSRLSYRLSAPARIASLGYMTIGRKP, from the coding sequence ATGGAATCCGCCCGCATCCGGCATCGCCAGGGCCCAGTCCACGTCATCGACGGGGTGCCCTATCCGGACCGCGCGAGCACTCTCTCCGTTCTTCCCGGGTCGGTCGTCGGCCAGTGGCTGGCTGACAATGCGGGCGCTGTGCGAGGCGATCTGCTCGATCTCGGCGCGGGAAACCAACCCTTTCGGCCGTGGTACGAACCGCTGGCGAAGTCGGTCGTGGCACTCGATGTCGCACCGGCGCCGGGCCTGTCGCTGCTGTCGATGGCCGCGCCGCTGCCCTTCCAGGCAAGCTCCTTCGACACCATTCTCTGCACCAGCGTGCTGGAACACGTCGACAACGCTGAGAAGGCCGTCGCCGAGATGGTGCGGGTTCTACGGCCGGGCGGCCAGCTGATTATCACGGTGCCGTTTCTGTACCCGACCCACGAAGCGCCGTACGACTTCTGGCGCACCACCCACATCGGGCTCCGCGCTGTGCTCGAGCGACACGGACTCGAAGTGGGCGAGGTGGCCGCCCAGGGTGGTCCGTTCCTGCTCGTCAGCCATTACTTGACCGCCGGACTGGTCCAGGCGCTCGGTCTAGCCGCGCGACGGCTCGGATCGATCGGCATCCTCTTCGACAACCCACTGATCCGAGCGATCATCGCGGCTCCGCAGCGAGCAGTGCAGTCGCGGCTCAGCTATCGGCTCAGTGCGCCGGCCAGGATCGCCAGCCTCGGCTACATGACGATCGGCCGCAAACCCTAA
- a CDS encoding Uncharacterized membrane protein YccF, DUF307 family, translating into MRTLLNIIWLVLAGFWMAIAYVVAGVVCCILIITIPFGIASFRIANYALWPFGRSVIRREDAGVGSVIGNVLWVIVAGVWLAIGHIVTGILLCLTIIGIPLGVASFKLVPISLLPLGRQIVPSDQVGVYPAMPVQPPQPPQRPLP; encoded by the coding sequence GTGAGGACGCTGCTCAACATCATCTGGCTGGTGCTCGCCGGATTCTGGATGGCGATCGCCTACGTGGTCGCCGGAGTTGTCTGCTGCATTCTGATCATCACGATTCCCTTCGGCATAGCCTCCTTCCGGATCGCGAACTACGCGCTCTGGCCGTTCGGACGCAGTGTGATTCGCCGAGAGGATGCCGGAGTCGGGTCGGTGATCGGCAACGTTCTATGGGTGATTGTGGCCGGGGTGTGGCTCGCGATCGGGCATATCGTCACCGGCATTCTGCTCTGTCTCACCATCATCGGGATTCCTCTCGGCGTGGCCAGCTTCAAACTCGTCCCGATCTCGCTGCTCCCGCTCGGCCGGCAGATCGTGCCCTCCGACCAGGTCGGGGTCTACCCGGCGATGCCTGTGCAGCCACCCCAGCCGCCGCAGCGCCCGCTGCCCTGA
- a CDS encoding Glycosyltransferase involved in cell wall bisynthesis produces the protein MNPRSLLILASTYPTNPADGVPAFVRDLATFESEAFATTVVVPAVPGGRPTEIDGALSVIRFRYFFRRWEDLADGAILENLRSRPSRWLQVPFFFIAEFLAVRRAVRRVKPTVMHVHWLIPQGLVALLAAPRIPKVVTTLGGDLYGLKDPISRRLIRLVLRNATAATTMNSEMRDQLLALGSDPQTTHVLPMGADLKAISRVAETMQRESGRVLFVGRLVEKKGLAHLLEALRQLDLSGVQLRIVGDGPLRAELEEKASGLPVTFVGALGRAELAREYGAAAVAVFPSIQAASGDQDGLPVALLEAMGAGVPIIASRLPGLADAVEDGESGRLVAPGSASEIAEALHDLLSDDELRTELGKHAAEHAQLFSVEAIGERYVALLNQVCA, from the coding sequence ATGAACCCCCGAAGCCTACTCATTCTCGCTTCGACCTATCCGACAAACCCAGCTGACGGCGTCCCAGCGTTCGTCCGCGATCTGGCGACGTTCGAGTCCGAGGCGTTCGCGACTACGGTGGTGGTTCCGGCGGTTCCCGGCGGTCGTCCGACCGAGATCGACGGCGCGCTGTCAGTGATCCGATTTCGATACTTCTTCCGGCGCTGGGAGGATCTGGCTGACGGCGCCATCCTGGAGAACTTGCGCAGCCGCCCGAGCCGGTGGCTTCAGGTGCCGTTCTTCTTCATCGCGGAGTTCCTTGCGGTGCGGCGCGCCGTGCGACGGGTCAAGCCGACCGTCATGCACGTTCATTGGCTTATTCCGCAAGGGCTTGTGGCCCTGTTGGCGGCACCGCGAATCCCTAAGGTCGTCACGACCCTGGGCGGGGACCTCTACGGTCTGAAGGATCCGATCAGCCGTCGACTTATCCGGCTGGTGCTGCGCAACGCTACCGCGGCGACGACAATGAACTCGGAGATGCGGGATCAGCTTCTGGCCCTTGGCTCGGACCCGCAGACGACGCATGTGTTGCCGATGGGTGCGGACCTGAAAGCAATCAGTCGGGTTGCCGAGACGATGCAACGCGAATCGGGAAGAGTGCTGTTCGTCGGTCGCCTGGTCGAGAAGAAAGGCCTGGCGCACCTTCTTGAGGCTCTCCGGCAGCTGGATCTGTCAGGAGTGCAGCTGCGTATCGTCGGCGACGGCCCGCTCCGCGCCGAACTCGAGGAGAAGGCCTCTGGCCTGCCGGTGACGTTCGTCGGCGCGCTCGGCCGAGCCGAGTTGGCGCGGGAGTACGGGGCCGCGGCGGTAGCGGTGTTCCCGTCGATTCAGGCGGCTTCCGGCGATCAGGACGGCCTTCCGGTGGCGCTGTTGGAGGCGATGGGAGCAGGGGTTCCGATCATCGCGTCTCGACTCCCCGGTCTGGCCGATGCCGTCGAGGACGGCGAATCCGGTCGGCTGGTCGCGCCCGGATCGGCCTCAGAGATCGCGGAGGCGCTGCATGACCTGCTCTCGGACGACGAACTGCGTACGGAGCTGGGCAAGCACGCCGCTGAACACGCGCAGCTGTTCTCGGTCGAGGCAATCGGCGAGCGCTACGTCGCGTTGCTGAATCAAGTCTGCGCCTAG
- a CDS encoding release factor glutamine methyltransferase yields MTSSSRERLQRAVNDAGRRLEAAGVDSPRVDAFALAAFVLEVPRLVIAMAPEVGDDFEERYTELVERRARREPLQHILGSAPFRYLTLAVRPGVFIPRPETELVAEAAINEALAVLAAGRTPQVLDLCSGTGAIALSVVQEVPSAEVVAVDISAEAIELASENASRLGLNLTVVAGDVADRSLLAELEASVDVVVSNPPYVPVPQEPLPPEVRWHDPELALYGGGEDGLATPALVVAAAARLLRAGGLLVMEHDDSQGASARALIEKTQAFTDVHTRIDLTGRDRFVVARRH; encoded by the coding sequence GTGACGAGCTCCTCGCGGGAGCGACTGCAGCGCGCGGTGAACGACGCCGGCCGCCGATTGGAGGCGGCCGGCGTCGACAGCCCTCGGGTCGACGCGTTCGCCTTGGCCGCCTTCGTTCTCGAAGTGCCGCGGCTGGTCATCGCGATGGCGCCGGAGGTCGGCGACGACTTCGAGGAGCGTTACACCGAGCTGGTCGAGCGGCGCGCGCGGCGGGAGCCCCTGCAGCACATCCTCGGGAGCGCGCCGTTCCGCTACCTCACGCTGGCCGTCCGGCCTGGTGTCTTCATCCCGCGGCCGGAGACCGAACTGGTCGCCGAGGCGGCGATCAACGAGGCGCTCGCGGTACTGGCCGCCGGCCGCACCCCACAGGTGCTCGACCTCTGCAGTGGGACCGGCGCGATCGCCCTCTCAGTCGTACAGGAGGTGCCGTCGGCCGAGGTGGTCGCCGTCGACATCTCAGCCGAGGCGATCGAGCTGGCGTCGGAGAACGCCTCGAGACTGGGGCTGAATCTCACGGTGGTGGCCGGCGACGTCGCCGATCGGTCGCTGCTGGCCGAGCTCGAAGCGTCGGTCGACGTCGTCGTCTCCAACCCGCCGTATGTGCCGGTTCCCCAGGAGCCGCTACCGCCTGAGGTGCGCTGGCATGACCCCGAGCTCGCGCTCTATGGGGGTGGGGAGGACGGGCTCGCGACCCCGGCGCTCGTCGTGGCAGCGGCCGCGCGCCTGCTGCGCGCCGGAGGGCTGCTGGTGATGGAGCACGACGACTCACAGGGTGCGTCGGCCCGCGCTCTCATCGAGAAGACCCAAGCATTTACGGATGTTCATACCCGGATCGACCTGACCGGGCGGGATCGTTTCGTGGTGGCCCGCCGCCACTAA
- a CDS encoding dihydrolipoamide dehydrogenase, with translation MVDAPQAANSDVSPSEYDVIVIGGGPPGENVAQFAIQGSDRTAVIVERELVGGECSYWACMPSKALLRPLDVLAAARALPGVASLVGDQPIDAAALLARRDDFTSHHDDSSQVEWAEKNNISVVRGHGRLDGSKQVSVTASDGSVRTLTARHAVVLATGTTAAIPPVDGLAEALPWTSRDVTNLHEIPGRIAIVGSGVVACEAATWLRGLGAEVTVIGMSERPLEKNEPFAGDLVARQFADSGIVLHNGASVEQVRRADPQDRGEGQLHGGVVEVSFSGHTIEVDEVLVAAGRRPASGDLGLASVGLEEIVAANKGFVATDDHLAASGLEGDAPPWLYVVGDLTGRALLTHMGKYQARIAGAVIAARAEGRSLDSDRFRDRADHDQVPQVTFTDPQVASVGQTEAGARAAGIDVETVEYDLASVAGASLTRDGYRGRAKLVIDRSSNVIVGATFVGPEVAELVHAATIAIVGRVGLETLWHAVPSYPTVSEIWLRLLETLDNQRRGERSPS, from the coding sequence ATGGTCGACGCCCCGCAAGCCGCCAACTCCGATGTCTCCCCGTCCGAGTACGACGTGATCGTGATCGGCGGCGGACCGCCCGGCGAGAACGTGGCCCAGTTCGCCATCCAGGGCAGCGATCGCACCGCCGTCATCGTGGAGCGTGAACTCGTCGGTGGCGAATGCTCGTACTGGGCCTGTATGCCGAGCAAGGCACTGCTACGCCCCCTGGACGTGCTCGCCGCCGCCCGTGCCCTCCCCGGCGTCGCCAGCCTGGTCGGCGACCAACCCATCGACGCCGCCGCGCTACTGGCCCGGCGCGACGACTTCACCAGCCACCACGACGACTCCTCGCAGGTCGAGTGGGCCGAGAAGAACAACATCTCGGTCGTCCGGGGCCACGGCCGTCTCGACGGCTCCAAGCAGGTCAGCGTGACGGCCAGCGACGGCTCGGTCCGGACCCTGACCGCCCGCCACGCCGTCGTGCTGGCCACCGGCACGACCGCCGCGATTCCGCCCGTCGACGGCCTGGCCGAGGCACTCCCCTGGACGTCACGCGATGTGACGAATCTTCATGAAATCCCAGGACGAATCGCGATCGTCGGTAGCGGCGTAGTGGCCTGCGAGGCGGCCACCTGGCTGCGCGGCCTCGGAGCGGAGGTGACCGTCATCGGCATGTCGGAGCGTCCGCTGGAGAAGAACGAACCCTTCGCCGGTGACCTCGTCGCCCGGCAGTTCGCCGACTCCGGAATCGTGCTCCACAACGGGGCGAGCGTGGAGCAGGTTCGGCGGGCCGACCCGCAGGATCGGGGCGAGGGACAGCTGCACGGCGGGGTCGTCGAGGTGAGCTTCAGCGGTCACACCATCGAGGTCGATGAAGTGCTGGTCGCGGCCGGTCGCCGCCCGGCCAGCGGCGACCTCGGGCTAGCCTCGGTCGGACTGGAGGAGATCGTCGCGGCGAACAAGGGCTTCGTAGCCACCGACGACCATCTGGCCGCCAGCGGCCTTGAGGGCGACGCCCCTCCCTGGCTCTACGTCGTCGGTGACCTGACCGGACGCGCTCTGCTGACCCACATGGGCAAGTACCAGGCCCGCATCGCCGGAGCCGTCATCGCAGCCAGGGCCGAGGGACGCAGCCTGGACTCCGACCGGTTCCGCGATCGCGCCGATCACGACCAGGTCCCGCAGGTCACCTTCACCGACCCGCAGGTCGCGTCAGTGGGGCAGACCGAGGCCGGTGCGCGAGCGGCCGGCATCGATGTCGAGACCGTCGAGTACGACCTGGCCTCTGTGGCCGGTGCCTCCCTCACCCGCGACGGCTACCGGGGGCGGGCCAAACTCGTGATTGACCGGTCGAGCAACGTGATCGTCGGGGCGACCTTCGTCGGGCCCGAGGTGGCCGAACTCGTGCACGCGGCCACCATCGCAATCGTCGGACGGGTCGGGTTGGAGACGCTCTGGCACGCCGTCCCGTCCTATCCGACGGTCAGTGAGATCTGGCTGCGCCTGCTGGAGACTCTCGACAACCAGCGCCGCGGCGAGCGCTCCCCCAGCTGA